In Myxocyprinus asiaticus isolate MX2 ecotype Aquarium Trade chromosome 16, UBuf_Myxa_2, whole genome shotgun sequence, a single window of DNA contains:
- the LOC127453825 gene encoding protein PALS2-like isoform X1, with translation MPGLAQCKNVIDLKSSYYTMQQVLDNLKELPPSTGAKDIDLIFLRGIMESPIVCSLAKAHERLEVVKLEAVQSNNVELVSEILSDMSSLIGHDESAAELCKILKEPHFQSLLEAHDKVASKSYEAPPTSTNSTSMANSYLMPADTVRMISIQKKAGEPLGVTFRVEEGDLVIARVMHGSMIDRQGMLHAGDVIREVNGREAGRDPMALQHMLRDCNGSITLKILPSYRDTPPPAQVYLKPHFNYNPDTDNLIPCKEAGLAFFKGDILHIVNKQDTNWWQACNINGGRTGLIPSQFLEEKRKAFVRRDLDGSGILCGTLTGKKKKKKMMYLTAKNAEFDRHELQIYEEVAKMPPFQRKTLVLIGAQGVGRRSLKNRLIVLNPLRYGTTVPFTSRPPRDDEKDVQSYCFVSREEMEADIKASRYLEHGEYDSNLYGTKIDSIHEVVRTGRTCILDINPQALKVLKTSEFMPFVVFIAAPELDTLRAMHKAVVDAGITTKLLTETDLKKTVDESARIKRAYNHYFDLTIVNENLDKAFEKLQAAVEQLNTEPQWVPVNWVY, from the exons tgcaagaatgtgatcgatctgaagtcatcatattaca CCATGCAGCAGGTGCTGGATAATCTCAAGGAGCTGCCCCCTTCAACAGGAGCCAAAGACATCGACCTCATCTTCCTCCGCGGCATCATGGAAAGCCCCATAGTTTGTTCCCTAGCTAAG GCTCACGAGCGATTGGAGGTCGTTAAGCTGGAGGCGGTGCAGAGTAATAACGTGGAACTAGTGAGCGAGATCCTGTCGGATATGAGCAGTCTGATCGGTCATGATGAGAGCGCAGCAGAACTTTGTAAGATCCTCAAGGAACCGCACTTCCAG TCCCTGTTAGAAGCTCATGACAAAGTGGCCTCGAAGTCATATGAAGCTCCTCCCACCAGCACCAACTCCACCAGCATGGCCAACTCGTACCTCATGCCAGCTGACACGGTTCGCATGATCAGCATCCAGAAGAAGGCTGGAGAGCCACTG GGTGTAACATTCCGGGTGGAGGAGGGCGACCTTGTCATCGCACGTGTTATGCACGGCAGCATGATTGACAGGCAGGGGATGCTACATGCAGGTGATGTGATCCGGGAGGTAAATGgcagagaggcaggcagagaccCCATGGCATTACAGCACATGTTGAGAGACTGCAACGGAAGCATTACCCTGAAAATCCTGCCCAGCTACAGGGATACACCCCCACCCGCACAG GTGTATCTGAAGCCACATTTCAACTACAATCCTGACACAGATAACCTGATCCCATGTAAGGAGGCGGGTCTTGCGTTCTTTAAAGGAGACATTCTGCACATTGTGAACAAGCAGGACACCAATTGGTGGCAA GCATGCAACATAAATGGAGGACGTACTGGCCTGATCCCCAGTCAGTTTCTTGAGGAGAAGAGGAAGGCGTTTGTAAGGAGAGACTTGGATGGGTCAG GAATTCTCTGTGGGACATTAactggaaaaaagaagaaaaagaaaatgatgtACTTGACAGCAAAGAATGCAG AATTTGATCGCCACGAGTTACAGATCTATGAGGAAGTAGCAAAGATGCCtccatttcagagaaaaactctggTGCTGATTGGTGCTCAAGGTGTGGGGCGCCGAAGTCTCAAGAACCGTCTAATAGTGTTAAATCCTTTACGCTATGGAACTACTGTACCTT TCACTTCTCGCCCTCCACGTGATGATGAAAAGGACGTCCAGTCGTACTGCTTTGTGTCCAGGGAGGAGATGGAGGCGGATATTAAGGCGAGTCGCTATCTTGAGCACGGAGAGTACGACAGCAATCTTTATGGAACCAAAATTGACTCAATCCATGAAGTTGTTCGCACGGGTCGCACCTGCATACTGGACATCAACCCACAG GCGCTGAAGGTGCTAAAGACTTCAGAGTTTATGCCATTTGTGGTCTTCATCGCTGCTCCAGAGCTGGATACACTACGGGCCATGCACAAAGCTGTGGTGGATGCTGGGATCACAACCAAACTACTGACG GAAACGGACCTAAAGAAAACAGTGGATGAAAGTGCAAGGATCAAACGTGCTTACAATCACTACTTTGATCTGACTATAGTTAATGAAAATCTGGACAAAGCCTTTGAAAAGCTGCAGGCAGCTGTGGAGCAGCTGAACACAGAACCTCAGTGGGTCCCTGTCAACTGGGTTTACTGA
- the LOC127453825 gene encoding protein PALS2-like isoform X3, with protein sequence MQQVLDNLKELPPSTGAKDIDLIFLRGIMESPIVCSLAKAHERLEVVKLEAVQSNNVELVSEILSDMSSLIGHDESAAELCKILKEPHFQSLLEAHDKVASKSYEAPPTSTNSTSMANSYLMPADTVRMISIQKKAGEPLGVTFRVEEGDLVIARVMHGSMIDRQGMLHAGDVIREVNGREAGRDPMALQHMLRDCNGSITLKILPSYRDTPPPAQVYLKPHFNYNPDTDNLIPCKEAGLAFFKGDILHIVNKQDTNWWQACNINGGRTGLIPSQFLEEKRKAFVRRDLDGSGILCGTLTGKKKKKKMMYLTAKNAEFDRHELQIYEEVAKMPPFQRKTLVLIGAQGVGRRSLKNRLIVLNPLRYGTTVPFTSRPPRDDEKDVQSYCFVSREEMEADIKASRYLEHGEYDSNLYGTKIDSIHEVVRTGRTCILDINPQALKVLKTSEFMPFVVFIAAPELDTLRAMHKAVVDAGITTKLLTETDLKKTVDESARIKRAYNHYFDLTIVNENLDKAFEKLQAAVEQLNTEPQWVPVNWVY encoded by the exons ATGCAGCAGGTGCTGGATAATCTCAAGGAGCTGCCCCCTTCAACAGGAGCCAAAGACATCGACCTCATCTTCCTCCGCGGCATCATGGAAAGCCCCATAGTTTGTTCCCTAGCTAAG GCTCACGAGCGATTGGAGGTCGTTAAGCTGGAGGCGGTGCAGAGTAATAACGTGGAACTAGTGAGCGAGATCCTGTCGGATATGAGCAGTCTGATCGGTCATGATGAGAGCGCAGCAGAACTTTGTAAGATCCTCAAGGAACCGCACTTCCAG TCCCTGTTAGAAGCTCATGACAAAGTGGCCTCGAAGTCATATGAAGCTCCTCCCACCAGCACCAACTCCACCAGCATGGCCAACTCGTACCTCATGCCAGCTGACACGGTTCGCATGATCAGCATCCAGAAGAAGGCTGGAGAGCCACTG GGTGTAACATTCCGGGTGGAGGAGGGCGACCTTGTCATCGCACGTGTTATGCACGGCAGCATGATTGACAGGCAGGGGATGCTACATGCAGGTGATGTGATCCGGGAGGTAAATGgcagagaggcaggcagagaccCCATGGCATTACAGCACATGTTGAGAGACTGCAACGGAAGCATTACCCTGAAAATCCTGCCCAGCTACAGGGATACACCCCCACCCGCACAG GTGTATCTGAAGCCACATTTCAACTACAATCCTGACACAGATAACCTGATCCCATGTAAGGAGGCGGGTCTTGCGTTCTTTAAAGGAGACATTCTGCACATTGTGAACAAGCAGGACACCAATTGGTGGCAA GCATGCAACATAAATGGAGGACGTACTGGCCTGATCCCCAGTCAGTTTCTTGAGGAGAAGAGGAAGGCGTTTGTAAGGAGAGACTTGGATGGGTCAG GAATTCTCTGTGGGACATTAactggaaaaaagaagaaaaagaaaatgatgtACTTGACAGCAAAGAATGCAG AATTTGATCGCCACGAGTTACAGATCTATGAGGAAGTAGCAAAGATGCCtccatttcagagaaaaactctggTGCTGATTGGTGCTCAAGGTGTGGGGCGCCGAAGTCTCAAGAACCGTCTAATAGTGTTAAATCCTTTACGCTATGGAACTACTGTACCTT TCACTTCTCGCCCTCCACGTGATGATGAAAAGGACGTCCAGTCGTACTGCTTTGTGTCCAGGGAGGAGATGGAGGCGGATATTAAGGCGAGTCGCTATCTTGAGCACGGAGAGTACGACAGCAATCTTTATGGAACCAAAATTGACTCAATCCATGAAGTTGTTCGCACGGGTCGCACCTGCATACTGGACATCAACCCACAG GCGCTGAAGGTGCTAAAGACTTCAGAGTTTATGCCATTTGTGGTCTTCATCGCTGCTCCAGAGCTGGATACACTACGGGCCATGCACAAAGCTGTGGTGGATGCTGGGATCACAACCAAACTACTGACG GAAACGGACCTAAAGAAAACAGTGGATGAAAGTGCAAGGATCAAACGTGCTTACAATCACTACTTTGATCTGACTATAGTTAATGAAAATCTGGACAAAGCCTTTGAAAAGCTGCAGGCAGCTGTGGAGCAGCTGAACACAGAACCTCAGTGGGTCCCTGTCAACTGGGTTTACTGA
- the LOC127453825 gene encoding protein PALS2-like isoform X2 encodes MTVSNARSGTAMQQVLDNLKELPPSTGAKDIDLIFLRGIMESPIVCSLAKAHERLEVVKLEAVQSNNVELVSEILSDMSSLIGHDESAAELCKILKEPHFQSLLEAHDKVASKSYEAPPTSTNSTSMANSYLMPADTVRMISIQKKAGEPLGVTFRVEEGDLVIARVMHGSMIDRQGMLHAGDVIREVNGREAGRDPMALQHMLRDCNGSITLKILPSYRDTPPPAQVYLKPHFNYNPDTDNLIPCKEAGLAFFKGDILHIVNKQDTNWWQACNINGGRTGLIPSQFLEEKRKAFVRRDLDGSGILCGTLTGKKKKKKMMYLTAKNAEFDRHELQIYEEVAKMPPFQRKTLVLIGAQGVGRRSLKNRLIVLNPLRYGTTVPFTSRPPRDDEKDVQSYCFVSREEMEADIKASRYLEHGEYDSNLYGTKIDSIHEVVRTGRTCILDINPQALKVLKTSEFMPFVVFIAAPELDTLRAMHKAVVDAGITTKLLTETDLKKTVDESARIKRAYNHYFDLTIVNENLDKAFEKLQAAVEQLNTEPQWVPVNWVY; translated from the exons CCATGCAGCAGGTGCTGGATAATCTCAAGGAGCTGCCCCCTTCAACAGGAGCCAAAGACATCGACCTCATCTTCCTCCGCGGCATCATGGAAAGCCCCATAGTTTGTTCCCTAGCTAAG GCTCACGAGCGATTGGAGGTCGTTAAGCTGGAGGCGGTGCAGAGTAATAACGTGGAACTAGTGAGCGAGATCCTGTCGGATATGAGCAGTCTGATCGGTCATGATGAGAGCGCAGCAGAACTTTGTAAGATCCTCAAGGAACCGCACTTCCAG TCCCTGTTAGAAGCTCATGACAAAGTGGCCTCGAAGTCATATGAAGCTCCTCCCACCAGCACCAACTCCACCAGCATGGCCAACTCGTACCTCATGCCAGCTGACACGGTTCGCATGATCAGCATCCAGAAGAAGGCTGGAGAGCCACTG GGTGTAACATTCCGGGTGGAGGAGGGCGACCTTGTCATCGCACGTGTTATGCACGGCAGCATGATTGACAGGCAGGGGATGCTACATGCAGGTGATGTGATCCGGGAGGTAAATGgcagagaggcaggcagagaccCCATGGCATTACAGCACATGTTGAGAGACTGCAACGGAAGCATTACCCTGAAAATCCTGCCCAGCTACAGGGATACACCCCCACCCGCACAG GTGTATCTGAAGCCACATTTCAACTACAATCCTGACACAGATAACCTGATCCCATGTAAGGAGGCGGGTCTTGCGTTCTTTAAAGGAGACATTCTGCACATTGTGAACAAGCAGGACACCAATTGGTGGCAA GCATGCAACATAAATGGAGGACGTACTGGCCTGATCCCCAGTCAGTTTCTTGAGGAGAAGAGGAAGGCGTTTGTAAGGAGAGACTTGGATGGGTCAG GAATTCTCTGTGGGACATTAactggaaaaaagaagaaaaagaaaatgatgtACTTGACAGCAAAGAATGCAG AATTTGATCGCCACGAGTTACAGATCTATGAGGAAGTAGCAAAGATGCCtccatttcagagaaaaactctggTGCTGATTGGTGCTCAAGGTGTGGGGCGCCGAAGTCTCAAGAACCGTCTAATAGTGTTAAATCCTTTACGCTATGGAACTACTGTACCTT TCACTTCTCGCCCTCCACGTGATGATGAAAAGGACGTCCAGTCGTACTGCTTTGTGTCCAGGGAGGAGATGGAGGCGGATATTAAGGCGAGTCGCTATCTTGAGCACGGAGAGTACGACAGCAATCTTTATGGAACCAAAATTGACTCAATCCATGAAGTTGTTCGCACGGGTCGCACCTGCATACTGGACATCAACCCACAG GCGCTGAAGGTGCTAAAGACTTCAGAGTTTATGCCATTTGTGGTCTTCATCGCTGCTCCAGAGCTGGATACACTACGGGCCATGCACAAAGCTGTGGTGGATGCTGGGATCACAACCAAACTACTGACG GAAACGGACCTAAAGAAAACAGTGGATGAAAGTGCAAGGATCAAACGTGCTTACAATCACTACTTTGATCTGACTATAGTTAATGAAAATCTGGACAAAGCCTTTGAAAAGCTGCAGGCAGCTGTGGAGCAGCTGAACACAGAACCTCAGTGGGTCCCTGTCAACTGGGTTTACTGA